A window of the Sabethes cyaneus chromosome 1, idSabCyanKW18_F2, whole genome shotgun sequence genome harbors these coding sequences:
- the LOC128745480 gene encoding fibroblast growth factor receptor-like 1, with the protein MRSAHNWYIILTAATALFQCRYRAIMTVSCSRTSTPYGDSEILKLTQSPAGSDARLRCGIKDYHTDHMNSSEVQWYFKPCGEGVNRTSCNNRDQLEHIPWRPIDCDGKRCRVTLFIKNASEADSGLYRCSIHPYRTDNQTQFDIQLIRTFQLDVIKSLLDEAVPAPELLDNLPANTTALLESHIVLQCRVHSKVQPSIKWFRKINLNNPLEDHNFNQDKSIRYLENFYELVPSSGEKPLSEDVYLSKLILHSVTERDIGIYVCVGINYGGVNTADAYVNVVHPNGTSVGSGSSMADLMVLFLIPLGLALIPLVVWICFVIFRQRSQSSTQRNGKPTATDGGGAIQHLPPVNGALVGVLETTAPRSGSTGGSKIKHKRKLSYESSHLYEKINIM; encoded by the exons ATGAGATCCGCCCACAATTGGTACATCATTCTGACCGCAGCGACTGCCCTCTTCCAGTGCCGGTACCGTGCGATAATGACGGTGAGCTGCTCAAGGACGTCTACTCCTTACGGCGATAGCGAAA TTCTCAAACTGACACAAAGCCCCGCAGGCTCGGATGCGAGGTTACGCTGTGGGATTAAGGATTACCACACCGATCACATGAACTCATCCGAAGTTCAATGGTACTTTAAG CCTTGCGGCGAGGGAGTCAATCGAACTTCATGCAACAACCGTGATCAGTTAGAGCATATCCCATGGCGGCCAATCGACTGCGACGGCAAACGGTGTCGGGTGACACTCTTCATTAAAAATGCCTCCGAAGCGGATTCCGGACTGTACCGTTGTAGCATTCATCCATACCGAACGGATAACCAAACCCAATTCGACATCCAGCTGATACGAACGTTTCAGCTAGATGTAATCA AATCCCTATTAGACGAAGCAGTGCCGGCTCCAGAGCTGCTAGATAACCTACCAGCGAACACTACAGCCCTGCTGGAATCCCACATTGTACTCCAATGTCGAGTGCACAGTAAAGTTCAGCCGTCCATCAAATGGTTCCGCAAGATCAACCTAAACAATCCACTGGAGGACCACAACTTCAACCAGGATAAATCAATCCGATATCTGGAAAATTTCTACGAGCTGGTTCCGTCGTCCGGCGAGAAACCGCTGTCCGAAGACGTCTACCTAAGTAAATTGATACTGCACAGTGTCACCGAGCGGGACATTGGCATCTACGTCTGCGTTGGAATCAACTACGGTGGCGTAAATACAGCCGATGCGTACGTTAACGTTGTTCACCCGAACGGCACTTCGGTCGGCAGTGGTTCCAGCATGGCAGACCTAATGGTTCTGTTTCTAATTCCGCTCGGTCTCGCGTTGATTCCGCTGGTAGTGTGGATTTGCTTCGTAATCTTTCGACAGCGCAGCCAAAGCTCAACTCAAAGGAATGGAAAACCTACGGCTACCGACGGTGGTGGTGCAATACAGCATCTACCGCCGGTGAACGGCGCATTAGTTGGTGTCCTGGAGACGACTGCTCCGCGATCTGGCTCCACCGGGGGCAGTAAGATTAAACATAAACGCAAGCTCAGCTACGAGAGCTCTCATCTTTATGAGAAAATCAACATTATGTAG